One Phocaeicola dorei genomic region harbors:
- the rplU gene encoding 50S ribosomal protein L21, with translation MYVIVEINGQQFKAEEGKKLFVHHIQNAENGATVEFEKVLLVDNNGTVTVGAPTVEGAKVVCEVVSPLVKGDKVLVFHKKRRKGYRKLNGHRQQFTELTIKQVIA, from the coding sequence ATGTACGTAATTGTAGAAATTAACGGTCAGCAGTTCAAAGCTGAAGAAGGTAAAAAACTGTTTGTACACCACATTCAGAACGCAGAAAACGGCGCAACTGTTGAATTTGAAAAAGTATTGTTGGTAGACAACAATGGAACAGTAACTGTAGGTGCTCCTACTGTAGAAGGTGCCAAGGTAGTTTGTGAAGTAGTATCTCCGCTAGTAAAAGGCGATAAAGTACTTGTATTTCACAAGAAGAGAAGAAAAGGTTATAGAAAACTGAATGGTCACCGCCAGCAGTTTACAGAGTTAACTATTAAACAAGTTATTGCTTAA
- the rpmA gene encoding 50S ribosomal protein L27 produces MAHKKGVGSSKNGRESASKRLGVKIFGGQACKAGNIIVRQRGTEFHPGENIGMGRDHTLFALVDGTVCFKVGRDDRRSVSVVPAVEA; encoded by the coding sequence ATGGCACATAAAAAAGGTGTAGGTAGTTCTAAGAACGGCCGTGAATCAGCAAGTAAGAGATTAGGCGTTAAGATATTTGGTGGACAGGCTTGTAAAGCAGGTAACATCATTGTTCGTCAGAGAGGTACAGAATTCCATCCGGGTGAAAACATCGGTATGGGACGTGACCATACTCTTTTCGCTTTAGTAGATGGTACAGTATGTTTCAAAGTAGGTCGCGATGACAGAAGATCTGTTTCTGTTGTTCCTGCTGTAGAAGCATAA
- a CDS encoding HAD-IA family hydrolase: MKYTTYLFDFDYTLADSSRGIVICFRNVLERHGHTGISNEAIKRTIGKTLEDSFSLLSGITAPETLAEYKKEYVKEADTYMTVNTFFFPETVTVLKTLKSQGAQIGIISTKFRFRIREMVDQHFPKDFFDIIIGGEDVKQAKPDPQGIKKALRRLHRQKNETLYIGDSTVDAETAQAAKVDFVGVLNGMTTREELIVYPHRQILDNLSLLPLIHKFTPYEPDKHFPEKFFYSSYFPQKIVAFYKLFHQKQIRGKHEIKENPTCCVCKNCGNTFQGNYCPHCGQNHHTPRFTIRNAFQNILSGFFNIDNGFSRNLIELLYRPGYMIRDYLRGKRVHYYKPFQTLFVLAALYIMGVQLIDPTAIKLSEKEMEEEPTIASLMDDIKYQQEQTSDSCTKYYLGQSITYADSARWAQTHSLSESIQAQIDAKFSNQDQDELKKEISKQIKKELKQKIKAKNGEIDDWRGLMKEIGTTLAKQDSLRIATLGREANKQDSTISEIRKNILANMAQQDNPYEDQDIWNDLSEAGSEIKNVFNEMTNNYFTENSFLSAVGNLMKSWIHGNKAFSILALLPLFTISTRLSFCRTSIGRRLNLTENFFAQVYIACQILWISLLILPFTGTAHLNNIFDLSYKAIFILFVWDYRQLFGLSWWKSFCRTIIMFWYCFLGLLLVCSIIIGIIVLIAYIIQWGK; this comes from the coding sequence ATGAAATACACAACATACCTTTTTGATTTTGATTACACACTAGCCGATTCTTCACGCGGCATCGTTATCTGTTTTCGTAATGTACTGGAACGCCATGGGCATACGGGCATCAGTAATGAAGCCATAAAACGCACCATTGGAAAAACACTGGAAGATTCATTCAGTCTTTTGAGCGGAATCACTGCTCCCGAAACATTAGCCGAATATAAAAAAGAATATGTAAAGGAAGCAGATACATACATGACTGTCAACACTTTCTTTTTTCCTGAAACGGTTACCGTACTGAAAACACTGAAAAGTCAAGGCGCCCAAATAGGTATCATTTCCACTAAATTCCGTTTTCGTATCCGCGAAATGGTAGACCAACATTTTCCGAAAGATTTTTTTGACATTATTATCGGAGGAGAGGATGTAAAGCAAGCCAAGCCAGATCCTCAAGGTATAAAAAAAGCACTACGCCGACTGCATCGCCAGAAAAACGAAACACTCTACATCGGTGACAGCACAGTGGACGCTGAAACCGCCCAAGCAGCCAAAGTAGACTTTGTAGGTGTACTCAATGGCATGACAACCCGTGAAGAACTGATTGTATACCCACATCGGCAGATATTAGACAATCTTTCGTTACTTCCATTAATTCATAAATTCACCCCTTACGAACCAGACAAACATTTTCCGGAAAAGTTCTTTTATTCTTCCTATTTTCCTCAAAAGATAGTAGCCTTCTACAAACTGTTCCATCAAAAACAAATAAGAGGAAAACATGAAATAAAAGAGAATCCGACATGTTGCGTCTGTAAGAACTGCGGAAACACATTTCAAGGGAATTATTGTCCCCATTGCGGACAAAACCACCACACACCACGTTTTACCATACGAAATGCCTTTCAGAATATTTTGAGCGGATTCTTTAACATAGACAATGGTTTCAGCCGTAACCTGATAGAACTACTCTACCGACCAGGATACATGATACGGGATTATCTGAGGGGGAAACGTGTACATTACTATAAACCATTTCAAACCTTGTTCGTTCTAGCTGCTCTATATATCATGGGTGTACAGCTCATTGACCCGACAGCGATAAAACTATCGGAAAAGGAAATGGAAGAAGAGCCTACTATCGCCAGCCTGATGGATGACATCAAATATCAACAGGAACAGACATCAGACAGTTGTACCAAATATTATTTAGGACAAAGTATTACTTATGCAGACAGTGCACGGTGGGCTCAAACCCACAGTTTATCAGAATCAATACAAGCACAAATCGATGCAAAATTCAGCAATCAAGACCAAGATGAGCTAAAAAAAGAAATAAGCAAACAAATAAAAAAGGAGCTTAAACAAAAAATAAAAGCAAAAAATGGAGAGATTGATGACTGGAGAGGCCTGATGAAAGAAATTGGTACGACTTTGGCAAAACAAGATAGCTTGCGGATAGCCACTTTAGGAAGAGAAGCCAACAAACAAGACTCAACCATATCGGAAATAAGAAAAAACATATTGGCAAACATGGCCCAACAAGATAATCCCTATGAAGATCAAGATATCTGGAATGATTTGAGCGAAGCCGGAAGTGAAATAAAAAATGTTTTCAACGAAATGACAAACAATTATTTTACAGAAAATAGTTTTCTCTCTGCAGTCGGTAATCTGATGAAAAGTTGGATACATGGCAACAAAGCCTTCAGCATCCTTGCTTTGCTCCCCCTTTTCACAATAAGCACCCGATTAAGCTTCTGCCGGACCTCTATCGGACGTCGACTAAACCTGACAGAAAACTTTTTTGCACAAGTTTATATCGCTTGCCAAATCTTATGGATTTCTTTACTGATCCTGCCATTTACCGGGACAGCACACTTGAATAATATTTTTGATTTAAGTTACAAAGCAATCTTTATATTATTTGTCTGGGATTACCGCCAACTGTTTGGACTTTCCTGGTGGAAAAGTTTCTGCCGTACAATAATCATGTTTTGGTATTGCTTTTTGGGACTGTTGCTAGTCTGTTCTATCATTATAGGCATCATCGTATTGATAGCCTATATTATACAATGGGGTAAATAA
- a CDS encoding ABC transporter ATP-binding protein, with protein sequence MNIIINQLQKNFGPKVAVDIENYSIQSGDMLGLVGNNGAGKTTLFRLMLDLLKADGGSVHIENIDVSRSEEWKNITGAFIDEGFLIDYLTPEEYFYFVGKMYGLTKEEVDKRVARFERFMNGEVIGQKKLIRNYSAGNKQKIGIISAMLHQPQVLILDEPFNFLDPSSQSIIKHLLKAYNEETGATILVSSHNLNHTVDICPRIALLENGKIIRDIDNKGNSAEKELEDYFNVTE encoded by the coding sequence ATGAATATCATAATAAACCAATTACAAAAGAACTTTGGCCCGAAAGTGGCTGTAGACATAGAAAATTATTCCATTCAAAGCGGTGACATGTTGGGACTGGTGGGCAATAACGGAGCAGGAAAAACGACCCTGTTCCGCCTGATGCTGGACTTGCTGAAAGCCGACGGAGGCAGTGTACATATCGAAAACATCGATGTGAGCCGGAGTGAGGAATGGAAAAATATAACGGGAGCTTTCATTGACGAAGGTTTCCTGATAGATTATCTTACCCCCGAAGAATATTTCTACTTTGTAGGAAAAATGTACGGGCTAACAAAAGAAGAAGTAGATAAACGTGTCGCTAGGTTTGAACGTTTTATGAATGGCGAAGTCATCGGACAAAAAAAACTGATTCGTAACTATTCGGCAGGCAACAAACAGAAAATAGGTATCATTTCGGCTATGCTGCACCAACCGCAGGTACTGATTCTAGATGAACCGTTCAACTTTCTGGACCCTAGTTCGCAGTCCATTATCAAGCATTTACTGAAAGCTTATAATGAAGAAACCGGAGCCACCATACTGGTATCCAGCCATAATCTGAACCACACAGTAGATATATGCCCACGCATCGCTCTGTTGGAAAACGGAAAGATTATCCGAGATATTGACAATAAAGGGAATTCCGCCGAAAAGGAATTAGAGGACTATTTTAATGTAACAGAATGA
- a CDS encoding C40 family peptidase produces MKKLLSHLLVLGTLAMLLASCGTSAPRYNYKELARASIRLNMDIDMKDNHQLYVESAAWLGVPYRGGGNSKRGVDCSGLTSHLYKKVYHKKLKRNSDDQRTQDCHKVSKRNLREGDLVFFHNGRKKRIASHVGIYLKDNKFIHASTSRGVIISSLNEDYYRKHWLSGGRP; encoded by the coding sequence ATGAAAAAACTACTATCCCATTTGCTGGTATTAGGTACACTGGCCATGTTGTTGGCTTCATGCGGTACCTCTGCCCCACGTTATAACTACAAGGAACTGGCGCGTGCCTCCATCCGTCTGAATATGGATATTGACATGAAAGACAATCACCAACTGTACGTAGAATCAGCAGCATGGCTGGGAGTCCCCTACCGTGGCGGTGGTAACAGCAAACGGGGAGTGGACTGTTCCGGACTGACTTCACATTTATATAAAAAGGTATACCACAAAAAGCTGAAACGTAACTCAGATGACCAACGTACCCAAGATTGCCATAAAGTAAGTAAGAGAAACTTGCGCGAAGGAGATTTGGTATTCTTCCATAACGGTAGAAAAAAACGGATTGCCAGTCATGTAGGTATTTATTTGAAAGATAATAAGTTTATCCATGCCAGTACCAGCCGGGGAGTCATAATCAGCAGCCTGAATGAAGATTATTATCGTAAACACTGGTTAAGTGGAGGCCGTCCTTGA